Sequence from the Methanobrevibacter arboriphilus genome:
AAAGAATATCATTTTAAAATATCATTTGATAGATTCCTTTAATAATTATAGATCCTTTTAATAACTATAGATTCTTTTAATAATTATATTTATTTTTAATAGAATTATATTTAATAATATATATTTTATATGTTTATTCTAAATTATTATTTTATACTTTAAAATTATTTTTTAGAATGTTTTTTATTAATAATTTGTATTAATCAATAAAACGATCATCTGATCTTGTTTTTTCAGCATTTTCATGTTTATCTTCAAACCATCCAATTTTTAAATCTTTACAGGTATCTTCATACAATTGTGGAACATAAGGTTTAATATCTAAAAGAGGTGTTCCATTTAAAATATCTACATTAGATATTTCTATAACATTTTCATTAACTGAATCTAATTTCACTACGGATATTCCAATTGGATTTAATCTTCTTGGTGATCTTGTTGCAAAAACCCCATGATGGTCATTATCTAAA
This genomic interval carries:
- the tsaA gene encoding tRNA (N6-threonylcarbamoyladenosine(37)-N6)-methyltransferase TrmO, with translation MNKIEFTPIGTVHSPFDELEGMPIQPIGAQGIKGEIHLRDDLIPGLKDLDGFSHLTLVYYLHKVKGYSLEVKPFLDNDHHGVFATRSPRRLNPIGISVVKLDSVNENVIEISNVDILNGTPLLDIKPYVPQLYEDTCKDLKIGWFEDKHENAEKTRSDDRFID